A genomic stretch from Helianthus annuus cultivar XRQ/B chromosome 1, HanXRQr2.0-SUNRISE, whole genome shotgun sequence includes:
- the LOC110882199 gene encoding transcription factor ORG2 — translation MLAISSPLFSTTYGWPSDNLTPQNLQQDCNNISMEFEANSYDSLLDFHTYNQMQQEVAPENSVSISSEGVVSENIDEPYVKVVKKLKHNASERDRRKRVNDLYAFLHSLLPKSTNHKKKVSIPQTVSRAMKYIPELQKEVEALICKKENLSSSSSTIANTKKDYLRIKKQTAEGAIIDRTSSVVSSVRVLGVKEAVIQLIYSREHMSKNKDISFLSKVVEFFEHKEDAVLLNSSTLIGSGEGMLLSTLHLQAQGDTKLEAERLEEMLRSFHQQ, via the exons ATGCTAGCAATATCCTCTCCTTTGTTCTCCACAACCTATGGATGGCCATCGGATAATCTCACTCCCCAAAATCTTCAACAGGATTGCAATAATATTTCTATGGAGTTTGAAGCTAATTCATATGATTCCCTTCTTGATTTTCATACATATAATCAAATGCAACAAGAGGTTGCACCGGAAAATTCCGTATCCATTTCTTCTGAAGGAGTTGTAAGTGAAAATATTGATGAGCCTTATGTTAAGGTGGTCAAAAAGCTAAAACATAATGCTAGCGAAAGAGATCGTCGAAAGAGGGTTAATGATTTGTATGCGTTTCTCCATTCACTTCTACCCAAGTCAACAAATCATAAG AAAAAGGTAAGTATTCCACAGACAGTATCACGCGCAATGAAATACATACCTGAACTACAAAAGGAAGTCGAGGCATTAATATGTAAAAAAGAAAatctttcatcttcttcatctacGATCGCTAACACGAAGAAAGATTATCTCAGAATCAAGAAACAAACTGCTGAAGGTGCTATAATTGATAGAACATCATCAGTAGTTTCTTCGGTGAGAGTTTTAGGTGTGAAAGAGGCTGTAATACAACTTATTTACTCAAGAGAACATATGAGCAAGAACAAAGATATTAGCTTCTTGTCTAAGGTTGTTGAATTCTTTGAGCACAAAGAAGATGCTGTTTTGCTAAACTCATCGACCCTCATAGGTTCCGGAGAAGGGATGTTATTAAGCACTCTTCATCTTCAG GCTCAAGGTGATACTAAATTAGAGGCTGAAAGATTGGAAGAGATGCTTCGCTCTTTTCACCAACAATGA